In Juglans regia cultivar Chandler chromosome 5, Walnut 2.0, whole genome shotgun sequence, the following are encoded in one genomic region:
- the LOC108987841 gene encoding uncharacterized protein LOC108987841 isoform X3 encodes MLLVFQLIASHLLPRWLEVLLREKFYNACIIHEEAKKNEKNVYCLDCCISLCPHCLSPHRSHRLLQIRRYVYHDVIRLDDAAKLIDCAFVQSYTTNSAKVVFLHQRPQTRNFRGSGNFCSTCDRSLQDPYLFCSLSCKIDHLIRTEVEISKYLFDCKSLSLPEPGLEDCSITADSVLEPTGSSRTSSGSGGCGGVDCRTLACTATTEVVRKKRTSMSVYGSACRPVCSPVPEISASLMNRRKGTPQRAPLY; translated from the exons atgcTTCTGGTTTTTCAGCTTATTGCTTCCCATCTTCTACCTCGGTGGCTTGAGGTACTTCTCAGAGAGAAGTTCTACAACGCTTGCATAATTCACGAAGAGGCCAAGAAGAACGAAAAGAACGTCTACTGTCTGGACTGTTGCATCAGTCTCTGCCCTCACTGCCTATCCCCTCACCGCTCTCACCGACTTTTGCAG ATAAGAAGGTATGTTTATCACGATGTTATAAGGTTGGATGATGCTGCAAAGTTGATTGACTGTGCCTTCGTTCAA TCGTACACTACCAACAGTGCAAAAGTGGTATTTTTACACCAAAGGCCACAGACAAGGAACTTCAGGGGCTCCGGCAACTTTTGCAGCACCTGTGACAGAAGCCTACAAGACCCATACCTCTTCTGCTCCCTCTCCTGCAAG ATTGATCATCTCATCAGGACGGAAGTTGAAATCTCGAAGTATCTCTTCGATTGCAAGTCCTTGTCCTTACCTGAGCCGGGTTTAGAGGACTGTTCAATTACTGCCGACTCTGTCCTTGAACCTACCGGTTCGAGCCGGACCTCCTCTGGGTCGGGTGGATGTGGTGGGGTGGACTGCAGGACACTTGCTTGCACTGCCACAACTGAGGTTGTGAGGAAGAAGAGGACTAGCATGTCGGTGTATGGGTCGGCTTGCCGGCCGGTATGTTCGCCAGTCCCAGAAATTTCGGCGAGTTTGATGAACCGGAGAAAAGGAACTCCACAAAGAGCTCCACTTTATTGA
- the LOC108987841 gene encoding uncharacterized protein LOC108987841 isoform X2, whose translation MVLIASHLLPRWLEVLLREKFYNACIIHEEAKKNEKNVYCLDCCISLCPHCLSPHRSHRLLQIRRYVYHDVIRLDDAAKLIDCAFVQVSRFLKILAHALQSYTTNSAKVVFLHQRPQTRNFRGSGNFCSTCDRSLQDPYLFCSLSCKIDHLIRTEVEISKYLFDCKSLSLPEPGLEDCSITADSVLEPTGSSRTSSGSGGCGGVDCRTLACTATTEVVRKKRTSMSVYGSACRPVCSPVPEISASLMNRRKGTPQRAPLY comes from the exons ATGGTG CTTATTGCTTCCCATCTTCTACCTCGGTGGCTTGAGGTACTTCTCAGAGAGAAGTTCTACAACGCTTGCATAATTCACGAAGAGGCCAAGAAGAACGAAAAGAACGTCTACTGTCTGGACTGTTGCATCAGTCTCTGCCCTCACTGCCTATCCCCTCACCGCTCTCACCGACTTTTGCAG ATAAGAAGGTATGTTTATCACGATGTTATAAGGTTGGATGATGCTGCAAAGTTGATTGACTGTGCCTTCGTTCAAGTAAGTAGATTCTTGAAGATATTAGCTCATGCTCTTCAG TCGTACACTACCAACAGTGCAAAAGTGGTATTTTTACACCAAAGGCCACAGACAAGGAACTTCAGGGGCTCCGGCAACTTTTGCAGCACCTGTGACAGAAGCCTACAAGACCCATACCTCTTCTGCTCCCTCTCCTGCAAG ATTGATCATCTCATCAGGACGGAAGTTGAAATCTCGAAGTATCTCTTCGATTGCAAGTCCTTGTCCTTACCTGAGCCGGGTTTAGAGGACTGTTCAATTACTGCCGACTCTGTCCTTGAACCTACCGGTTCGAGCCGGACCTCCTCTGGGTCGGGTGGATGTGGTGGGGTGGACTGCAGGACACTTGCTTGCACTGCCACAACTGAGGTTGTGAGGAAGAAGAGGACTAGCATGTCGGTGTATGGGTCGGCTTGCCGGCCGGTATGTTCGCCAGTCCCAGAAATTTCGGCGAGTTTGATGAACCGGAGAAAAGGAACTCCACAAAGAGCTCCACTTTATTGA
- the LOC108987841 gene encoding uncharacterized protein LOC108987841 isoform X1 yields the protein MLLVFQLIASHLLPRWLEVLLREKFYNACIIHEEAKKNEKNVYCLDCCISLCPHCLSPHRSHRLLQIRRYVYHDVIRLDDAAKLIDCAFVQVSRFLKILAHALQSYTTNSAKVVFLHQRPQTRNFRGSGNFCSTCDRSLQDPYLFCSLSCKIDHLIRTEVEISKYLFDCKSLSLPEPGLEDCSITADSVLEPTGSSRTSSGSGGCGGVDCRTLACTATTEVVRKKRTSMSVYGSACRPVCSPVPEISASLMNRRKGTPQRAPLY from the exons atgcTTCTGGTTTTTCAGCTTATTGCTTCCCATCTTCTACCTCGGTGGCTTGAGGTACTTCTCAGAGAGAAGTTCTACAACGCTTGCATAATTCACGAAGAGGCCAAGAAGAACGAAAAGAACGTCTACTGTCTGGACTGTTGCATCAGTCTCTGCCCTCACTGCCTATCCCCTCACCGCTCTCACCGACTTTTGCAG ATAAGAAGGTATGTTTATCACGATGTTATAAGGTTGGATGATGCTGCAAAGTTGATTGACTGTGCCTTCGTTCAAGTAAGTAGATTCTTGAAGATATTAGCTCATGCTCTTCAG TCGTACACTACCAACAGTGCAAAAGTGGTATTTTTACACCAAAGGCCACAGACAAGGAACTTCAGGGGCTCCGGCAACTTTTGCAGCACCTGTGACAGAAGCCTACAAGACCCATACCTCTTCTGCTCCCTCTCCTGCAAG ATTGATCATCTCATCAGGACGGAAGTTGAAATCTCGAAGTATCTCTTCGATTGCAAGTCCTTGTCCTTACCTGAGCCGGGTTTAGAGGACTGTTCAATTACTGCCGACTCTGTCCTTGAACCTACCGGTTCGAGCCGGACCTCCTCTGGGTCGGGTGGATGTGGTGGGGTGGACTGCAGGACACTTGCTTGCACTGCCACAACTGAGGTTGTGAGGAAGAAGAGGACTAGCATGTCGGTGTATGGGTCGGCTTGCCGGCCGGTATGTTCGCCAGTCCCAGAAATTTCGGCGAGTTTGATGAACCGGAGAAAAGGAACTCCACAAAGAGCTCCACTTTATTGA